A window from Candidatus Methylomirabilota bacterium encodes these proteins:
- a CDS encoding lysophospholipid acyltransferase family protein, whose protein sequence is MSVAPAMLAAGAATVVRVLAATTRIAVAGTEPLVPLWTARRPLIYAVWHGRILMMPWVNAWLRRRQGARRVAVLASPSRDGEFVARYVRRFGLDVVRGSSSRGGAGALRRLVAAVRAGEDVVVVPDGPRGPRQQLQAGIVALASLTGAPVVPMAFAARPARRLATWDEFVVPLPFARCAVVFGEPIALSGDADRDRARKELERALNEVTAAADRRVSA, encoded by the coding sequence GTGAGCGTGGCGCCGGCGATGCTGGCAGCGGGGGCGGCGACGGTGGTCCGTGTCCTGGCCGCCACCACGCGCATCGCCGTGGCCGGGACCGAGCCGCTGGTCCCTCTCTGGACGGCGCGGCGCCCGCTGATCTACGCCGTCTGGCACGGACGCATCCTCATGATGCCCTGGGTGAACGCCTGGCTCCGCCGCCGGCAGGGCGCGCGGCGGGTCGCGGTCCTGGCCAGCCCGTCCCGCGACGGCGAGTTCGTCGCGCGGTACGTGCGCCGCTTCGGCCTCGACGTCGTGCGGGGCTCGTCGTCCCGCGGCGGCGCCGGCGCTCTGCGTCGACTCGTCGCCGCGGTGCGGGCGGGCGAGGACGTGGTGGTCGTTCCCGACGGCCCCCGCGGCCCGCGTCAGCAGCTGCAGGCCGGGATCGTCGCGCTGGCCTCGCTCACGGGCGCGCCCGTGGTGCCGATGGCCTTCGCGGCGCGGCCCGCCCGCCGTCTGGCCACCTGGGACGAGTTCGTCGTTCCGCTGCCCTTCGCGCGCTGCGCCGTCGTCTTCGGCGAGCCCATCGCGCTCTCCGGCGACGCCGATCGCGACCGCGCGCGCAAAGAGCTGGAGCGGGCGCTCAACGAAGTGACGGCGGCGGCCGATCGACGGGTGTCGGCGTGA